The Leptospira sp. WS60.C2 genome includes the window AGGGAAACGCCAACCGAAAGAAGGTGAAGCAGCAGTCCACCGCATCACAATCGCCATTGATCATTCCGTTTATCCGTACATGATCGGGCAAAGTGCTGGAATCATTCCACCAGGACTTGATCCAGAAAAACAAGCAAAAGGACTCGCTGACGCCAGTTACACGGTTCGTCTGTATTCCATCGCTTCTCCCTCCTACAGTTTTAACCAAACCAAAGACAATATCGAATTCATCGTGAAACGGGACAATGTGTATGATGAAAATGGAAACCTACTCCACAAAGGAGTTTGTTCCAATTACCTCTGTGATTTAAAACCGGGGGATGTGGTGACCATGACGGGTCCTGCTGGGAAAAAATTCCTCCTACCACAAACGGATTTTTCTGGTGATATTTTCTTTTTTGCAACAGGAACAGGGATCAGTCCGTTTTTCGGGATGGTGGAAGAATTACTCGTTCAAAAACTCATCCAATTCAAAGGGCAACTTTGGTTGATTTATGGAGCTCCGTATTCAGACGAAATCGTACTCCGAGACTACTTTGAAGAAAAAGCAAAAGAGCACTCCAATTTTCATTTTGTAACCGCCATTAGTCGTGAGGAAAAAAATTCCTTTGATGGGGGGAA containing:
- a CDS encoding FAD-binding oxidoreductase, which translates into the protein MLTPQINLFKKSNPIQAQVLANTRLTPELGTGKRQPKEGEAAVHRITIAIDHSVYPYMIGQSAGIIPPGLDPEKQAKGLADASYTVRLYSIASPSYSFNQTKDNIEFIVKRDNVYDENGNLLHKGVCSNYLCDLKPGDVVTMTGPAGKKFLLPQTDFSGDIFFFATGTGISPFFGMVEELLVQKLIQFKGQLWLIYGAPYSDEIVLRDYFEEKAKEHSNFHFVTAISREEKNSFDGGKMYISHRAKENAEAIKNAVNGNGKFYICGGPKGMEKGVIMELMSACGTELTYEAFKKDLEEKDQLFVETY